The stretch of DNA GATGTCCCGCACCTTGCTGTCGGCGTTGATGATCGCGTCCCGGATGATGCTCTCCTCGACCACGCTCCCGGCGGCCACGGAAACGTTGGGACCGAGGATCGAGCCGCGCACCACCGCTCCCCTCTCGATGTGCACCGGCTCGATGAGCACCGAGTTGACCACCTCGCCGTGGGCATGATGGCGTCCGCGCAGCAGGTACCGGTTGGTTTCGAGCAGGGTCTCCGGCTTGCCGCAGTCAAGCCAGGCGTCGATCTCCGGCGCCCGGAAACGGCGGCCGTCCTGAATCATGCGCATGAACACGGAAGGGAGATAGTACTCCCCCTTGACCGTCTCCCCGGCGGCGATGGTCTGCTCGAGGTAGCCCATGAAGCGCCTGCCGTCCTTCAGGTAGTAGAGTCCCACCTGGGCCAGCCTGGAGACGGGGGTGTCCGGCTTCTCGACCATGTCGACGATGGTGCCGCCGCGCACCACGTTGACCCCGAAACGCTGGTAGTCCTCCACCTCCTTGGAGTAGATCAGCCCGTCGCAGTCGTCGCAGAGCTGGGGAATGCGCGTGAGGTCGGTGACGAAAATGGTGTCGTTGAAGACCACCAGCACATCGTCCCCGGCCTCGATGCGGGGGGCGGCCAGGGCCACCGCATGAGCCGGACCGAGCCGCTCCTGCTGGACGATGTAGGTGCAGTTCAAGCCGGGAAACCGGGCGGCCATGAAATCCTCGATCTGCTTGCCGTTCTCGTCGGTGATGAAGATGAATTCGTCGGCCTTGAGGACCTCCAGCCGGCTGATGATATGCTCGAGCACCGTCTTGCCCGCCACGTGGACCAGGGATTTGGCCTTGGTATGG from Desulfuromonadales bacterium encodes:
- a CDS encoding sugar phosphate nucleotidyltransferase; its protein translation is MKIILPVAGKGTRLRPHTHTKAKSLVHVAGKTVLEHIISRLEVLKADEFIFITDENGKQIEDFMAARFPGLNCTYIVQQERLGPAHAVALAAPRIEAGDDVLVVFNDTIFVTDLTRIPQLCDDCDGLIYSKEVEDYQRFGVNVVRGGTIVDMVEKPDTPVSRLAQVGLYYLKDGRRFMGYLEQTIAAGETVKGEYYLPSVFMRMIQDGRRFRAPEIDAWLDCGKPETLLETNRYLLRGRHHAHGEVVNSVLIEPVHIERGAVVRGSILGPNVSVAAGSVVEESIIRDAIINADSKVRDIILHSSILGDSVTLIGSPRRMNIGDHSLIEMEG